In Subdoligranulum variabile, the genomic stretch GGGCATATACACCCGCATACCGCTGGTCATGCCGGCCAGCATCTCACAGCTGCTGATGCTGGGCATCAGGTAAGTCTGAGGGTATCCGTAGGGATAGTTGTCCGCATCGGTCTCCACCAGAAGTCCTTCCTGACGGGTCATTCCGCAGGCCGCCAGCACAGTGTCCAGGTGGGACGTACTGATGGTAAAATCGGTGACCACCAGCAGTTTACCGCCGCCCTCCACGTAGGCTGACAGCATGACGGCCTCGTCTTCCGTCACATCCGCCAGCGGGGCATTGATGATCAGTTCGTCAGCATCTGCCGGGATGGAACCCGCCGTAGTCAGATTGAGTTCTTCCACCGCCACACCGGCATTGTCCAGCGTTTCGGTAAAATCACTCTCCAAAGACGTTTCTCCGTGACCGGTCAGTTCATACATCCGGTAACTTGTGGTGCGGATGACCCTGGCAATGCCGGCTGTCAGGCAGTTCTCTGCATCGAAACTGTACTGATAGGTGCCTGAATTGTAGTAAGCATCCAGGTCCATGGGATACATGTCATTATAGCTGACCACATCATAGTTGTCCGCTGTGGTCAGAACCACGCAGCCGGTGGAAGCCCCGTCATACTTTTTCGCAAAAGTCGGGTACAGCACCGGATCCCGCTGTTCCCAGCTGAAATGGCTGCTTTCGTCGGCATATCGATCCAGCAGCCGGGTAATGTTGCTGTCCTCCTGCCCCGATACGGCCAGATAGTAGGCTTTCACATCGGTTTGGAGTTCATGGAGCAGGTTGGTACTTGTCTCACTGAGGGTGAACAGTGCGCTGGTGGAAATATCATACTCGGTATATTTGCTGGGCAGTGCCCGCACCACCAGGTTGAGCAGGATCAGAGCCACCAGCAGCACCGCCGCCAGCACCGAGGCATACACACCGTTGCGGAATGTTTTTTTGCTGCCATGCAGGTTTTTCCAGTTAATTTTCAGATTCATCTGCGGCACCTCCTCAATTCCAGCGGCGGCGCTCAAGGGCCTGCCCCGTGAGGAACAGGAACAGCGCGATGACCGAGAGATAGTAGATAATGGCCGAGACGCTGAACATACCTCCCACCACACCGTTGAAAGGTTCAAATAAGGCCATTGCCGAAAGGACACTGTCAAAGGCAGCCAGCAGCCAGGTGGGGCGTGCCACAAACAGTACCGCCAGAGCCACACCGCCGACACAGAACACCGCACAGCTGGTGGTGAGGCTCTTGCAGACGACACCTACCAGCACCGAGGCAATCAGCAGCACCACCAGGAAAACGATGAGTGCCAGCAGGTTGCCGCTGGTGAACATAGTCTGGATGCCGTTCATCAGATAGGCTACAATCAGCACGCCGAAGGTGGCCAGGTAGGCGATGATCTGATTTTCGGTCAAGGCCGAGATCCAGGTGCCGATAGACAGGCAGGCCGCCCCCAGCAGCAGATATGCCAGCAAGGCGCTGTAGGCGGAAGCCAGCGACACATTGCCGAAGGCCAAAAGGATCAGCGGCATGAAGACTGCCACCACCATGGGCGCAGCAAACACCGCAAACTCCGCCAGGAATTTGCCCAGTACGATGGCCGGGATACTGACAGGGCTTGTCAGCAGCAGCTGATCCGTCTTGTTGCGCCGTTCCTCGGCAAAGCTGCGCATACTGATGGCCGGTAGCAGGAAAAGCAGGATCATCGTAGTGGTATACAGCACCGACGCAAAATCCGAGGACGCATACATCAGATTGCGGTTGGTAAAATAGAGGCCCAGGAAAAACAGACTGACTGCAGCCGTTACATAGCCGATCATGCCGGTAAAATAGGCACGGGTCTCTCGCTTGAAAATTGCCGCCATATTATGCCTCCTCCTTTTCTTCGGGATGCTCCGTCAGCTGCAGGAACACATCTTCCAGGCTCATGCTTTCGGCGCTCAGGGTCAGCACCGGACAGTTTGCCTTGGCCAGTGCCAGCGACAGCGCCCCCCGCAGATCGGTTCCCGCCTCGCTGACAGCGGTAAAGCTGACCTCGCCGCCTTTTTCCGCCGTGACCCGCAGATCGCTG encodes the following:
- a CDS encoding ABC transporter permease gives rise to the protein MAAIFKRETRAYFTGMIGYVTAAVSLFFLGLYFTNRNLMYASSDFASVLYTTTMILLFLLPAISMRSFAEERRNKTDQLLLTSPVSIPAIVLGKFLAEFAVFAAPMVVAVFMPLILLAFGNVSLASAYSALLAYLLLGAACLSIGTWISALTENQIIAYLATFGVLIVAYLMNGIQTMFTSGNLLALIVFLVVLLIASVLVGVVCKSLTTSCAVFCVGGVALAVLFVARPTWLLAAFDSVLSAMALFEPFNGVVGGMFSVSAIIYYLSVIALFLFLTGQALERRRWN
- a CDS encoding Gldg family protein gives rise to the protein MNLKINWKNLHGSKKTFRNGVYASVLAAVLLVALILLNLVVRALPSKYTEYDISTSALFTLSETSTNLLHELQTDVKAYYLAVSGQEDSNITRLLDRYADESSHFSWEQRDPVLYPTFAKKYDGASTGCVVLTTADNYDVVSYNDMYPMDLDAYYNSGTYQYSFDAENCLTAGIARVIRTTSYRMYELTGHGETSLESDFTETLDNAGVAVEELNLTTAGSIPADADELIINAPLADVTEDEAVMLSAYVEGGGKLLVVTDFTISTSHLDTVLAACGMTRQEGLLVETDADNYPYGYPQTYLMPSISSCEMLAGMTSGMRVYMPIAQGIVQSDDSEYVLTTLLSTSDQAYSLLDYTNAETVEKSEEDPEGSFAVAVAAENTSTGARVVWINCPNALLSATNQSVSGGNAQMLGSLANWFNVEQTTAVISSKSLSAESLTVPNGAMIGLGLLFIFVLPIVCLIAGVVICLIRRRR